One window from the genome of Campylobacter concisus encodes:
- the gltX gene encoding glutamate--tRNA ligase encodes MIVTRFAPSPTGYLHIGGLRTALYNYLYARANNGKFLLRIEDTDLKRNSEEATQAIKEAFAWCKLDHDGEVTYQSKRFDLYKEYVKKLLEEGKAYKCYMSKDELEELRASQEARKERPKYDNRYRDFTGTPPAGIEPVIRIKAPLSGEIVIHDGIKGEVKFKVEDILDDFIIARSDGTPTYNFTVVIDDALMGVTDVIRGDDHLSNTPKQIVLYEALGFKVPKFYHVAMINGEDGKKLSKRHGATDVMEYKKMGYLPEALLNFLVRLGWSHGDDEIFTIEDMLKYFNPNDINKSSSTYNAQKLDWLNSHYIKTLSYERLAHDMLEFGVDFKALVKGELLLNSLRERSKTLIEMANSANAIINAPKSYDEKAWAKFINENSKEILAKFAQILDRDLDAKSYEELTNKFLEQNGLKLKDLAQALRIALTGSSVSPSIFEVLEVVGSSETKNRIQNLLKEEK; translated from the coding sequence ATGATAGTTACTAGATTTGCTCCTTCGCCTACTGGTTACCTACATATAGGCGGACTTAGGACAGCCCTTTATAATTATTTATATGCAAGAGCTAATAATGGAAAATTTTTACTTCGCATCGAAGATACTGACCTAAAACGAAATTCAGAAGAAGCCACGCAAGCCATAAAAGAGGCATTTGCTTGGTGCAAGCTAGATCACGACGGCGAGGTGACCTACCAGTCAAAGAGATTTGATCTTTATAAAGAGTATGTTAAAAAACTACTTGAAGAAGGCAAGGCATATAAATGCTACATGAGCAAGGACGAGCTTGAAGAGCTTAGAGCTAGCCAAGAGGCAAGAAAAGAGCGTCCAAAATATGACAACAGATATAGAGATTTTACTGGCACGCCTCCAGCTGGCATCGAGCCAGTCATCCGTATAAAAGCCCCATTAAGTGGCGAAATCGTCATACATGATGGCATAAAGGGCGAGGTTAAATTTAAGGTTGAAGATATCTTGGATGATTTCATTATCGCAAGAAGCGACGGCACACCGACTTATAACTTCACGGTCGTAATAGATGATGCATTAATGGGTGTAACAGATGTCATCCGCGGCGATGATCACCTCTCAAATACCCCAAAACAGATCGTTCTTTACGAGGCACTTGGCTTTAAGGTTCCAAAATTTTATCACGTCGCTATGATAAACGGCGAGGATGGCAAAAAGCTTAGCAAAAGGCACGGCGCAACTGATGTTATGGAGTATAAAAAGATGGGCTATTTGCCTGAAGCACTCTTAAATTTTCTCGTTCGTCTTGGCTGGAGCCACGGCGATGATGAGATTTTTACTATTGAGGATATGCTTAAATACTTTAATCCAAACGACATCAACAAAAGCTCAAGCACTTATAATGCTCAAAAGCTTGACTGGCTAAATTCTCACTACATTAAGACACTGTCTTACGAGAGACTAGCACATGATATGCTTGAGTTTGGTGTGGATTTTAAGGCTTTGGTAAAGGGTGAGCTACTGCTAAATTCGCTCCGTGAGAGATCAAAGACACTAATCGAAATGGCAAATAGTGCAAACGCGATAATCAACGCTCCAAAAAGCTACGATGAGAAAGCTTGGGCTAAATTTATAAATGAAAATAGCAAAGAAATCTTGGCTAAATTTGCTCAAATTTTAGACCGTGACCTCGACGCGAAGAGCTATGAAGAGCTAACTAATAAATTTTTAGAGCAAAATGGCTTAAAGCTAAAAGACCTAGCTCAGGCTCTAAGGATAGCGCTAACTGGCTCAAGCGTGAGTCCAAGCATCTTTGAAGTGCTTGAAGTAGTGGGCAGTAGCGAGACTAAAAATAGAATACAAAATTTATTAAAGGAAGAGAAATGA
- a CDS encoding peptidylprolyl isomerase: protein MKKLLFLAAGMLSALNLYSAQMINGIAAIVENEPITLYEVYSLKEQLRASEQDALNLLIRDRLEDAQIKNLNISVTPFELNDRIESIAKQNGMTNSQFRSSIQAQGMDFLEFKNKIEKKMLQEKLYKSILAEAGKNVNEQKAKMYFDANPDKFKVFSTARVVVYRAKDPELLEAQKTSPKLLDGVQTQEVSLDYQNIDPRLAAIISSTNNGDYTQPLQGPDSFDMFLVKEKIGSYTPSFADVKDNVINELYQGEQEKLMADYFDKLRAKAKIQILR from the coding sequence ATGAAAAAATTGCTCTTTTTGGCTGCTGGCATGCTAAGTGCTTTAAATTTATATTCGGCTCAGATGATAAACGGTATCGCAGCCATTGTAGAGAACGAACCAATCACGCTTTATGAAGTTTACAGCTTGAAAGAGCAGCTAAGAGCTAGCGAACAAGATGCTTTAAATTTACTCATAAGAGATAGACTCGAAGATGCTCAGATAAAAAATTTAAACATTAGCGTAACGCCATTTGAGCTAAACGATAGAATCGAATCAATCGCAAAGCAAAATGGTATGACAAATTCGCAGTTTAGAAGCTCTATCCAAGCCCAAGGCATGGACTTTTTGGAGTTTAAAAACAAAATAGAAAAAAAGATGCTTCAAGAAAAGCTTTATAAAAGCATCTTGGCTGAAGCTGGCAAAAATGTAAATGAGCAAAAAGCAAAGATGTATTTTGATGCTAATCCTGATAAATTTAAGGTCTTTAGCACCGCTAGAGTCGTAGTTTATAGAGCAAAAGATCCTGAGCTACTTGAGGCTCAAAAGACAAGTCCGAAGCTACTAGACGGCGTGCAAACACAAGAGGTTAGTTTGGACTATCAAAACATAGATCCAAGGCTTGCTGCGATCATCTCAAGCACAAATAACGGTGACTACACACAGCCTTTGCAAGGGCCTGACAGCTTTGATATGTTTTTAGTAAAAGAGAAGATCGGCTCATACACTCCAAGTTTTGCAGATGTTAAGGATAATGTTATAAACGAGCTTTATCAAGGTGAGCAAGAAAAACTTATGGCTGATTATTTTGACAAACTCCGCGCGAAAGCAAAGATTCAAATTTTAAGATAA
- the yedE gene encoding YedE family putative selenium transporter codes for MNKTVLYIIAGASLGILGPVLVYFGNPANMGVCAACFLRDSVGAFGFHQAKVVQYLRPEILGLIIGGFLASLFWSRNFTPVSGSAAFSRFFLGVFAMIGCLIFLGCPWRAFLRLGGGDMTAIAGLVGLFAGVFVGRFFKKNGYVIPENDATTKPVAFLPLIIAILLLIALVFGLKLGDNGALFSSEKGPGSQHANIFISLICAIVIGIFMQRSKFCSVGAISKVFERDLSMFYGIVSIIVFASITNLALGQYKFGFEAQPIAHNDVLWNFLGMSLAGLCFSLSYGCPGKHLVQMGAGNLSSAVFVLGMGAGAAISHNFILASSGAGITPYAPYAVVIGFIYAIYVGVFTKKA; via the coding sequence ATGAATAAAACAGTGCTTTACATTATTGCAGGTGCAAGCTTAGGCATTCTTGGCCCAGTGCTTGTTTATTTTGGCAACCCAGCAAATATGGGCGTTTGCGCGGCTTGCTTTTTAAGAGATAGCGTAGGTGCTTTTGGCTTTCATCAAGCCAAAGTGGTACAGTATCTAAGGCCTGAAATTTTAGGGCTTATCATCGGAGGCTTTTTAGCTAGCCTGTTTTGGAGTAGAAATTTTACTCCAGTATCTGGCAGTGCAGCATTTTCTAGATTTTTCCTAGGTGTGTTTGCTATGATTGGTTGCCTTATCTTTTTGGGTTGTCCATGGAGAGCGTTTTTGCGTCTTGGCGGAGGAGATATGACTGCTATTGCTGGTCTTGTCGGTCTATTTGCTGGCGTTTTTGTTGGACGATTTTTCAAGAAAAATGGTTACGTCATACCTGAAAATGATGCCACAACAAAACCAGTTGCATTTTTGCCATTAATCATTGCTATTTTGCTTTTAATAGCCCTTGTCTTTGGTTTAAAACTTGGCGATAATGGTGCATTATTTAGCTCAGAAAAAGGCCCAGGTTCACAGCATGCAAATATCTTTATCTCACTTATTTGCGCCATTGTTATTGGCATTTTTATGCAAAGAAGTAAATTTTGTTCGGTTGGAGCGATTAGCAAAGTTTTTGAGCGTGATCTTTCAATGTTTTATGGCATTGTATCTATCATCGTTTTTGCAAGTATCACAAATTTAGCTCTTGGACAATATAAATTTGGCTTTGAAGCTCAACCTATCGCTCACAATGACGTTCTTTGGAATTTTCTTGGCATGAGCTTGGCTGGTCTTTGCTTTAGTCTAAGTTATGGCTGCCCAGGCAAACATTTAGTGCAAATGGGAGCTGGAAATTTAAGCTCAGCTGTATTTGTTTTAGGCATGGGAGCAGGCGCTGCGATAAGCCATAACTTCATACTTGCAAGCTCTGGAGCTGGCATCACTCCTTATGCTCCATATGCCGTAGTGATCGGCTTTATCTATGCTATTTATGTCGGAGTTTTTACTAAAAAAGCATAA
- a CDS encoding molybdopterin molybdotransferase MoeA, which produces MKDFMSYADSLKILKDTINAWEKVEKVAITDALDRNIAYDVTAAENYPAKPVSAMDGYAFAFKDGLSELELITDLPAGSDKGLVIESNKCVKTFTGSLMSEGTDTLVPVENVEVSGSKIIIKKSVPKGFAVREVGESYKKGEILIKKGTRLSYAEIALLAELGHFHISVFIRPRVAILATGSEIKDLGEPLENPAQIHSSNHVGIAMQIRKMGAEPILCEIVRDKAELVEKAIINALKSADILVTTGGISMGDYDFVKGALNENFSLIIEGAAIKPGRHIRVAKSGDKYIFALPGFPYSAMVMCVLYVRVLINAWFGQEEPKITAIMDEDYKKRSPFLEFTAVNLENREGKNFVNLNGKKLGSSAIVNNLTNKAALLMIPMYKEILKKGEIVEVLMMPY; this is translated from the coding sequence ATGAAAGATTTTATGAGTTACGCAGATAGCCTAAAAATTCTAAAAGATACAATAAATGCGTGGGAAAAGGTCGAAAAAGTAGCCATTACGGACGCACTTGATAGAAATATCGCCTACGACGTGACAGCCGCTGAAAATTACCCAGCAAAGCCGGTTTCAGCGATGGACGGATACGCTTTTGCCTTTAAAGATGGCCTAAGCGAGCTTGAACTCATCACAGACCTGCCCGCTGGAAGCGATAAAGGGCTGGTTATAGAGAGCAACAAATGCGTCAAAACTTTCACTGGCTCACTAATGAGCGAAGGCACTGATACTCTTGTGCCGGTAGAAAATGTCGAGGTTAGCGGCTCAAAAATAATTATTAAAAAGAGTGTACCAAAGGGCTTTGCCGTGCGCGAAGTGGGCGAGAGCTACAAAAAAGGCGAAATTTTGATCAAAAAAGGCACACGTCTAAGCTACGCTGAAATCGCACTTCTAGCAGAGCTTGGCCACTTTCACATAAGCGTTTTCATACGCCCAAGAGTTGCGATACTAGCGACTGGCAGCGAGATAAAAGACCTTGGTGAGCCACTAGAAAATCCAGCACAAATTCACAGCTCAAATCACGTAGGCATCGCTATGCAGATACGCAAAATGGGCGCAGAGCCGATCCTTTGCGAGATCGTAAGAGATAAGGCTGAGCTTGTCGAAAAAGCGATCATAAACGCACTAAAATCAGCTGATATATTAGTGACTACTGGTGGCATAAGCATGGGTGATTACGACTTTGTAAAAGGCGCTTTAAATGAAAATTTTAGTCTTATCATCGAAGGTGCTGCCATAAAACCGGGCCGTCACATCAGAGTGGCAAAGTCAGGCGATAAATATATCTTTGCACTGCCAGGATTTCCGTACTCGGCAATGGTTATGTGTGTGCTTTACGTAAGGGTCTTAATAAATGCGTGGTTTGGTCAAGAAGAGCCAAAGATCACGGCGATAATGGACGAAGACTATAAAAAGCGTTCGCCATTTTTAGAATTTACGGCTGTAAATTTAGAAAATCGTGAAGGAAAAAATTTTGTAAATCTAAATGGCAAAAAGCTTGGCAGTTCAGCGATCGTAAATAATTTAACAAACAAGGCTGCACTTTTAATGATCCCAATGTATAAAGAAATTCTTAAAAAAGGCGAGATAGTAGAAGTCTTGATGATGCCTTACTAA
- a CDS encoding TerC/Alx family metal homeostasis membrane protein, which translates to MLINMMRKISLKQAGIWSIFWIGVSVLFGIYLYFERGSEIASLYFAGYALEKSLSVDNLFVMMAIFSWFNIPEIYRHRVLYFGVIGAMIFRLIFVAVGTMLFAISPWMELIFAAIVAYSAVMMIKKDKCDEDIKDYSNHIAYRAVYRFFPVLPQLFGHSFFVKFSEISKQISDSQKTALNDQILRLKATWIATPLFLCLCVIELSDVIFAFDSVPAVIAVSKDPVIVYSAMIFAILGLRTLYFVLEALKNFLKYLEISVIVLLFFIAAKLALNATAHIFHHGFEISAQISLFIILVILGVGVVASLVKK; encoded by the coding sequence TTGCTCATAAACATGATGAGAAAAATTTCACTAAAACAAGCTGGCATTTGGTCTATCTTTTGGATAGGAGTTTCAGTACTTTTTGGTATATATTTATATTTTGAGCGAGGCAGCGAAATAGCAAGTCTTTATTTTGCAGGATATGCGCTAGAAAAGTCGCTCTCGGTAGATAATCTTTTTGTGATGATGGCGATTTTTTCATGGTTTAATATACCTGAAATTTATCGCCACAGAGTGCTTTATTTTGGCGTTATAGGAGCTATGATATTTAGGCTCATCTTTGTAGCCGTAGGTACGATGCTTTTTGCCATCTCTCCTTGGATGGAGCTAATATTTGCAGCAATAGTCGCATATAGTGCCGTAATGATGATAAAAAAAGATAAGTGTGATGAGGATATAAAAGATTATTCAAACCACATAGCTTATAGGGCAGTTTATCGCTTCTTTCCGGTTTTACCACAGCTTTTTGGACATAGTTTTTTTGTTAAATTTAGCGAAATTTCTAAACAAATTTCAGATAGTCAAAAAACTGCTCTTAACGATCAAATTTTAAGGCTAAAAGCCACTTGGATAGCAACACCATTATTCTTGTGTCTTTGTGTGATTGAGCTAAGCGATGTGATATTTGCTTTTGATAGTGTTCCGGCTGTCATTGCTGTGAGCAAAGATCCTGTGATTGTTTATTCAGCGATGATATTTGCGATACTTGGGCTAAGAACGCTTTATTTTGTGCTTGAAGCACTCAAAAATTTTTTAAAGTATTTAGAAATTTCTGTGATCGTGCTTTTATTTTTTATCGCAGCAAAGCTAGCTTTAAATGCAACCGCTCATATCTTTCATCATGGTTTTGAAATTTCTGCACAAATTAGCCTTTTTATCATTCTAGTCATCCTTGGAGTTGGGGTCGTAGCAAGTTTGGTTAAAAAATAG